The Synechococcus sp. BL107 nucleotide sequence TACAGAGCCATGGAGCCGGCCCAGCCGGCAACGAGGGCTGTATGCATGAGGTGCACAGCCAAAAGGCGACCCGGGTCATTGATGACGACGGTGTGCACCCGATACCAGGGCAATCCCATGGGACAGGTTCGGGGGACAAGGCTGCGCACGCGCAACCAGACCCCGCGATCGTAAGGGCTTTCGTTAGGTCATTGGTTGAATCACGACAGGGATGCAACGTTCCAGTGACAAGGATTAAGGCTTAAACCGTTCACAAAACGCAAACCTTCGCCGCATGATGGGTGTCTGTGTGCCATCTGCTCCCATGCCAGTGATCCGTTTCGTTCGCGAAGGTCGTGACGTGGAGTGCTATCCCGGTGAAAATTTGCGTGAAGTCGCTCTACGCCAAAGCCTTGAGCTCTATGGCCTCAAAGGGCAGTTGGGTAACTGCGGTGGGTGTGGTCAGTGCAGTACTTGCTTTGTTTCAGTCGTAGATGAAAACAATGCCGATGCTTTGACGGCGCGCACTCCCGTGGAGGACAGCAAGTTGCGTCGTCGCCCCCAAGAGTGGCGTTTGGCTTGTCAGGCCCTGGTTGAAAAATCGGTGATGGTGCTAACTCGGCCTCAGATTCGCTTGCCAGATGCCGAAACTAGGCTTGCTGCGGCGCGTCAGGCACCGCTGCCCGTGGGTCCAACCGCTTGGCCTGCAGCTCCCGATCAGGAACTCGAAAGCGAGGATGAGCCCGCAGGAGAGCCGACCCTTGAGAAGGAATCGGCTGCTACTGCCGATGAAGAGGGCTGAGCTCGCTGCGACGTTGGCCGCTTGTCGGTGATACCTTCGCGGGGATCCCTCCAGCGGCCATGGAAACCAACGATCTCGGATTTGTTGCCAGCCTCATGTTCATTTTGGTTCCAGCAATCTTTTTGATCGTGCTTTATATCGGCACGAATCGCAGCGAAGCCTGAGATATCTAACGGCGCTCCGGTTCCCGAACAAGCAGTACTGGGGCTGGAGCGTGAACACGGATGTAATCGCTTACAGATCCCCCGAGCAGCTTGTCAAAATCCACGAGGCCACGGGCCACAAGCGGTCGTCGATCTTGTGAGGCGATCACGAGCATGTCGGCATTGATCTCTTCGGCGACTGCGCAAACGCTTCGGCCGATATCTTTCCCCTCGGTGTGAATGGTTTTGAGGTCGACGCCGAAGCTACGTGCTCTTTGAACCGCTGCTTCCAGGATGTCGTCTGCTTTCGTCCGTCCTCCGCGGGAGGGCGCTGATTCCTGTCGCACCACGTGGAGGCCGGTCAGGGTTCCTCCTGGGATGTCTCGCACGAATTCGCAGGCGGTTTTGAGGGCGTCGTCACCTACTCCAGTCCCGTCAATGGTCACCATCACACGATTGACGTGCCGAACGTAGAGGTCGTCTCTGACAAGCAGCATGGGCCGCGTTGAGAGTTGAAAGACGTATTGGCTTGTGCTGTTGGCGAGGATCGATTGAAGGCGGCCAAGCCCTCTTGAACCCATCACGATCAAGTCGGCATCAAGTTCATCCGCCACTTTGAGCACGGTTTGCTTGGTGTCTCCATCGCGAACGATGCTTTGTACGGCACTGGGCTCGAGGCCCATGCGATCAACAGCGCCCTCGAGCATGGATTGCGCATTGTCTCGGTGCCCTTCGGAGCCGGCTTTGCTTTGTTCTGGCACCACGTGCAAAAGGTTGACGCGTGCGGTTTTGAAGCTGGGGATGTCCTGCAGCATGCGGATCATTTCTTCCACATGGCCCTTGCCCGAATCGGCAATGAGCAGGTTCCTGAACATGATTGATGCGGCAGCCTTTGAAGAAGCCTATGGGCAGGAATGGTTTTGACGAAAAAGCTGACGGACAGCGTTACGCCGACGCCGTGGAGGTTGAAGAAGCGTGTGTTGCCTCAACACACTGATCACGCGGGTGTGATGTGGCACGGGGCCTATGTGGCTTGGCTGGAAGAAGCCAGGGTTGAGGCCTTGGTTGCTGCTGGCCTCACCTATGCCGAGATGACGACGCTGGGCGTGGAGATGCCAGTGGTTTCCTTGAACATCAACTACCGACACGCTCTTTGTCATGGCGACATGGTTGTTTTGGAAAGCATCAGCAGCCTCCCTGTGGGGGTCCGTTGGCCCTGGCGTTGTCAGATGCTTTGCAATGGCCAGCTCATGGCGGATGCATCGGTTGAACTCGTCATGGTGACCGCCGGCCGTGTGCTCCGACGTCCGCCCGCTCACCTGCAGGCTTTGATGAACCGGTTGCGCCAGGGTCCTACCGCTGAAGATGTTTGAATTAGTGCAAATGTACTAGTTTTGAGATGGACCGGTCTTGGTGGTGGTTGTGGAGTCATTGCCCTGGGCTTGGTGCGGCTCGGATTCGCGCTCTGCGTTCCGTTGCTTATGAGTGGTCGGTGGGTCCAGCTGAGCTCTGGAGCTGGCCAACGCATCGGCTTCAGACGCTGCTCTCTTGGCCCGAATCCTGTTGGTCGAGCGTGGAACGCTTCCGTCGGTTGCATGGCAAAACTCCCAAGATCAATGTCCCTGGGAATGTGCTCCTCCCAGGGGATCACCAATGGCCACAGGGGGTGGATCGTCTTGATCGCCCCCCGGTTCTTTTGCATCACTGTGGTGACTTATCGCTGCTTAACGGCCAACGGCAACAGCAGGCTGTTGCCGTTGTGGGGACTCGGGCCGCTTCAGCCCATGGTCTCGCAGTGGCTGAGGATTTGGGCCGCTCGTTGGCGTCGATGGGCTGGCCAGTGATTAGTGGTTTGGCGGAGGGGATTGATGCGGCGGCTCATCAGGGCTGTTTGGACGCGGGTGGACGTCCGGTGGCAGTTTTGGGGACCGCGTTAGAGCGTGTCTATCCACGACACCATGAGACATTGCAGTCGGAAGTCAGTTGTAAAGGGCTTTTGCTAACCGAGCTGTCTTCAGGAACAGCCATGAATCGAGGCTCTTTCGTTGAACGCAATCGGTTGATCGTGGCGCTTGCGAAAGCTCTCGTGGTTGTGGAGTGTCCTGAGCGCAGCGGGGCGTTGATCACGGCCAAATTCGCCTCTCAACTTCAATGTCCTGTTTGGGTTGTTCCCGGTGATGCACGTCGTTGGTCCTCCCGTGGGAGTAACGAACTTCTTCGGAATCAAGCCTCACTGCTCTTAACGACATCTGATCTAGCCGATCACCTGGGAGAGGGGCCGTTGATGTCTGCTTCAACAAGCGTGGCTCAGGACGCCTTACTGGCGGCGATCGGAGATGGTGCATCCATCGAGACTCTTCAGCGGCGCCTTGGGGCGAAGGGGGGTCATCTTTCCTCTCGGCTTGTGGCCCTTGAGTGTCAAGGACAGTTGGTGTGTGAGGCTGGCCATCTTTGGCGGCGCCGCAGATCGTGACGACCGAGCAGTTCCTTGCTGGCAATGATCTGCTGGCTTGGCGCCGTCGCCAACTTCGTCGCGGTGGACGCTCCGTTGATCTCGATTGGTTGCTCGATCTTGGCGGTGGCGTGTCCTGGTCGGAATTGCAGCGACTCCTGATTGACTCCCAGGGAAGGATCGCGATTAATCAGTCATTGGAGGAGCTCGAAAAGCTTTGGCTGCTCCATTTGGAGCAGTCCATGCCGCTTCAACACCTGGTTGGTGTTTGTCCTTGGCGAGATCTCCTGTTGGAGGTGTCGTCCGCGGCCTTAATCCCTCGACAAGAGACCGAGCTTTTGGTGGATTTGGCTTTGGCTTTCGCGGGGGGACGTCCCCCCCGCTCTTGGGCCGACTTAGGGACGGGCTGCGGTGCGATCGCCGTCAGCTTGTGTCGTGCATGGCCGGATGCTGAGGGGCATGCCGTCGATTTGAGCATCGATGCGTTGGCGCTGGCTGAGAAGAACCTCAAGGCCCTTGCTCCAGCCCAATCTTGTCGGTTGCAACAAGGATCTTGGTGGGTTCCATTGCGGGCCTCTTGGGGACAGCTTGAGATCGTGGTGAGTAATCCTCCTTACATCCCAAGCCCACTACTTGGGGAGTTGGCTCCTGTAGTGCGGGAGCATGAACCGCATGTTGCGTTGGTTGGTGGGGAAGATGGTCTCGAGGCCATTCGCTCCTTGTTGAAAGATGCGCCGCGGGCTCTTGCTCCAGGTGGCGTCCTGTTTTTGGAACACCACCATGACCAAAGTGAGAGCGTTCAGGATTTAATGCGTCGGGTTGGTCTGGTGAATGTCTCTGCTGCGAACGATCTTGAGGGGGTCGCCCGTTTTGCTCAGGGTCAGCGCGCCCTCACATCGGCCCTATGACAGCGCCAAGGGGTCCGTTGGTGCATTCCATTGCATCCATAGCGCGGCGTTTGCAAGCCTCCGAAGCGGTCATTATTCCGACGGATACGTTGCCGGGTCTGGCTGTTTTGCCTCAGAACGCCGAGACTATTTGGACGCTGAAGCAGCGCCCAGCCGATAAGCCCCTAATTCTGATGGGGGCCACGGTTGATGCGTTATTGGAGGGTGTCGATTCCCGTTGCCATAACGATGCCAAAACCCTGGCGGCGAAGCATTGGCCTGGCGCAATCACGCTGGTTCTGCCAGCTCGAGGCCCTTATGTGGACTACCTGAATCCCGGTGGATCCAACATTGGTTGTCGGATCCCAGCCTGTGCAGTAACCCAGAATCTGCTCTCATTCAGCGGTCCGCTCGCGACCAGTAGTGCCAATCCTTCTGGTCAGTCTGCTGCGACGACGGCTTTGGAAGCGGCTGAGTTCTTTCCTGATCTTGCGCAGCTCGGACCTCAACCCTGGCCCAGGCATTCCGGAGAGGCCAGCACCGTGTTGATCTGGAGGAGTGTGGGTTGTTGGCGCATTGCTCGCCATGGTGCTGTGATGCCGGAGGGCATCAATGCAACGGAATGATCCTTCTTGTTGGCCTTTGCTTGGCGGTGATGACGTTTCTTCACTGGGTGCTGGAACCGCTTGAGTTCGTGATAACTCCAGTTCTTCAATTCAGTTGGATCCCTTGGATTTTGTTGTTGGTGGGGGTGTGGCTGTTTGCAGCCCCAGTCAACGAAGACAGCCTCTAAAAATCCCTTAAAAGCCGGCTAACGGATTTGAACCGATGACCTTCGCTTTACAAAAGCGCTGCTCTACCACTGAGCTAAGCCGGCATTGCCAAACTCTACCGATCAGTGGGTCTTGAGTCTTGAAGATTGAACGGTCGCTCCATCATCCAAAGGGCTAACTCAAGCCGAGTTCGACACCCTGTTTTGGACAAGGCACGACTGATATGACATTCAACGGTTCTGAGGCTGATGACCAGTCGATCTGCAATGTCGCGATTCGTAAGGCCCTGCAGTAAGAGAGCGCTTAGACGGGCTTCCGATGGAGTGAGCGGTGTGGTGGCAGTCAAAGTCCAAGAGTGACTGCTTAAAGAGTTCCCCCGTTCGGTGGTTGTTGGATCGATCGACGAATGGGCAGATTGGCAACCAGAGCAGTCATGCGATCCTCGGTTTCAAGGCTGACGTCTCCTTCCTCGATATCGATCTCCACGTAACGAGCAACAACTTCGAGGATTTCACGGCGCATTTGGGCCAGCAGTTCGGGATTGAGGTCGCTGCGGTCATGGGCCAGAACAAGTTGCAACCGTTGCTTGGCCGTACTCGCACTGGAGGTTTGACGGCCTAGGAGCTTGTCGATGAAATCTTTGACGGTCATCGATTCAAAAAAGTCTGGTTTGCATTAACTGGCGCACTCTGGCGCGGAACCCTTGGCGTGCTTCGGAAGGATCCATTAGGGGAATGTCTTCTCCCTGAAGCCTCTTGGCGATGTTGTTGTAAGCCCTCGCTGCAGGAGAGCCGGTCTCCCCCAGCGTCAGTGGTTCCCCACGATTGGTACTCACAATCACCTGCTCGTCTTCAAAGACCAAGCCCAGAAGTGGAAGAGCCAAGATGTCGGTGACATCGTCGACAGACAGCATCTCTTGATTGGACATCATCTTGGGCCGCACTCGGTTCAAGACCAGTTGCACAGGGGTGACCCCTTGGGTGTTGAGCAGACCAATGACGCGATCTGCATCACGCACAGCGGCGACTTCAGGAGTCGTCACAACAACAGCCTCCCGAGCCGCAGCGGCCGCATTTTTGAAGCCGTCTTCGATGCCGGCAGGGCAGTCGATCAAGACGTAGTCAAATTGTTCCTCGAGCAACGACACGATTGCTTTCATGTCTTTTGGCGTCAGCCATTCGAGCATTCGAGGATTGCCAGCGGGCAAAAGGGCCAGGTTGGGCTCCTGCTTGTGTTTAACGAGGGCTTGCTCCAATCGGCATGTTTCGGCAAGCACTTCTTGGGCCGTGAAAACAATTCTGTTTTCGAGGCCCAAAAGAAGGTCGAGATTGCGTAGGCCGAAATCGGCATCCAGCACAACGGTCTTCGCCCCAAGCCTGGCCAGGGCGATGCCGAGGTTGGCTGTTGTGGTGGTTTTACCGACGCCGCCCTTGCCGGAGCAGATCAGGATCGTTCGGGTCGTCGACACCGGGATTCCGCTTTGTTTG carries:
- a CDS encoding 2Fe-2S iron-sulfur cluster-binding protein, with product MPVIRFVREGRDVECYPGENLREVALRQSLELYGLKGQLGNCGGCGQCSTCFVSVVDENNADALTARTPVEDSKLRRRPQEWRLACQALVEKSVMVLTRPQIRLPDAETRLAAARQAPLPVGPTAWPAAPDQELESEDEPAGEPTLEKESAATADEEG
- the psbM gene encoding photosystem II reaction center protein PsbM, which encodes METNDLGFVASLMFILVPAIFLIVLYIGTNRSEA
- a CDS encoding universal stress protein, whose translation is MFRNLLIADSGKGHVEEMIRMLQDIPSFKTARVNLLHVVPEQSKAGSEGHRDNAQSMLEGAVDRMGLEPSAVQSIVRDGDTKQTVLKVADELDADLIVMGSRGLGRLQSILANSTSQYVFQLSTRPMLLVRDDLYVRHVNRVMVTIDGTGVGDDALKTACEFVRDIPGGTLTGLHVVRQESAPSRGGRTKADDILEAAVQRARSFGVDLKTIHTEGKDIGRSVCAVAEEINADMLVIASQDRRPLVARGLVDFDKLLGGSVSDYIRVHAPAPVLLVREPERR
- a CDS encoding thioesterase family protein, which encodes MVLTKKLTDSVTPTPWRLKKRVLPQHTDHAGVMWHGAYVAWLEEARVEALVAAGLTYAEMTTLGVEMPVVSLNINYRHALCHGDMVVLESISSLPVGVRWPWRCQMLCNGQLMADASVELVMVTAGRVLRRPPAHLQALMNRLRQGPTAEDV
- the dprA gene encoding DNA-processing protein DprA; translation: MDRSWWWLWSHCPGLGAARIRALRSVAYEWSVGPAELWSWPTHRLQTLLSWPESCWSSVERFRRLHGKTPKINVPGNVLLPGDHQWPQGVDRLDRPPVLLHHCGDLSLLNGQRQQQAVAVVGTRAASAHGLAVAEDLGRSLASMGWPVISGLAEGIDAAAHQGCLDAGGRPVAVLGTALERVYPRHHETLQSEVSCKGLLLTELSSGTAMNRGSFVERNRLIVALAKALVVVECPERSGALITAKFASQLQCPVWVVPGDARRWSSRGSNELLRNQASLLLTTSDLADHLGEGPLMSASTSVAQDALLAAIGDGASIETLQRRLGAKGGHLSSRLVALECQGQLVCEAGHLWRRRRS
- the prmC gene encoding peptide chain release factor N(5)-glutamine methyltransferase produces the protein MAAPQIVTTEQFLAGNDLLAWRRRQLRRGGRSVDLDWLLDLGGGVSWSELQRLLIDSQGRIAINQSLEELEKLWLLHLEQSMPLQHLVGVCPWRDLLLEVSSAALIPRQETELLVDLALAFAGGRPPRSWADLGTGCGAIAVSLCRAWPDAEGHAVDLSIDALALAEKNLKALAPAQSCRLQQGSWWVPLRASWGQLEIVVSNPPYIPSPLLGELAPVVREHEPHVALVGGEDGLEAIRSLLKDAPRALAPGGVLFLEHHHDQSESVQDLMRRVGLVNVSAANDLEGVARFAQGQRALTSAL
- a CDS encoding L-threonylcarbamoyladenylate synthase, with the translated sequence MTAPRGPLVHSIASIARRLQASEAVIIPTDTLPGLAVLPQNAETIWTLKQRPADKPLILMGATVDALLEGVDSRCHNDAKTLAAKHWPGAITLVLPARGPYVDYLNPGGSNIGCRIPACAVTQNLLSFSGPLATSSANPSGQSAATTALEAAEFFPDLAQLGPQPWPRHSGEASTVLIWRSVGCWRIARHGAVMPEGINATE
- a CDS encoding helix-turn-helix transcriptional regulator, whose amino-acid sequence is MTATTPLTPSEARLSALLLQGLTNRDIADRLVISLRTVECHISRALSKTGCRTRLELALWMMERPFNLQDSRPTDR
- the minE gene encoding cell division topological specificity factor MinE, with the translated sequence MTVKDFIDKLLGRQTSSASTAKQRLQLVLAHDRSDLNPELLAQMRREILEVVARYVEIDIEEGDVSLETEDRMTALVANLPIRRSIQQPPNGGTL
- the minD gene encoding septum site-determining protein MinD, with product MSTTRTILICSGKGGVGKTTTTANLGIALARLGAKTVVLDADFGLRNLDLLLGLENRIVFTAQEVLAETCRLEQALVKHKQEPNLALLPAGNPRMLEWLTPKDMKAIVSLLEEQFDYVLIDCPAGIEDGFKNAAAAAREAVVVTTPEVAAVRDADRVIGLLNTQGVTPVQLVLNRVRPKMMSNQEMLSVDDVTDILALPLLGLVFEDEQVIVSTNRGEPLTLGETGSPAARAYNNIAKRLQGEDIPLMDPSEARQGFRARVRQLMQTRLF